GTGGTTGTAGAAGACGAACCCGGCGGCGCCGTGGTCGACTGCCCGACCGTACTTCTCCATCCGGTGGACGAGGCGGCCGCCCGGCGGACTGTCCGTGGACGCGAGTGCCACGGTATCTTCCACGTCCGCGTCCTCGAAGTCGTCCTCGGTGCCGTAGCCCACGTCCACGAGCCGTCCTGCTATCTCGGCACTCGGCGCGTAGGGGAGCGAAATCGCCTCGAACGCGCGCTCCGTCGGCGCCGTGACGCGCAGCGAGCAGTCGCCCCGCGTCCACACCGGGAGGTCGAAGGATTCGACGGTGGCGTCCCGAGCGCCGGCGTCCGCGAAGGCGTCGGCGGCGATTTCGGCGGCCCGTCGCTCGCCGTCGTGGCCGGCGAAGCGGTCGTCGAGTTCGGTGAGCGCGGTGAGCACGTCCCACGGCGTCTCGTCGGTCCACGCCCGCCCCAGCGCGAGCGCTTCGTCGTCGGTCATGGCTCGCGGTACGCGCGGCGGACAGTTAATTTCGCGGGCGGTCGTCGGCAAGCGCGACGCCGTTTGCCAACGTTTAACCGACCCGCCGCGGAGCAATCGGGTATGAGCAGCGTCCCCGAACGAGACGACCTGGACGACGACTACAAGTGGGACTTGGAGTCCATCTACGCCACCGACGAGGACTGGGAGGCGGCCTTCGACGACCTCCAGTCGAAACTCGACGACCTCGAAGCCTACGAGGGCCGGCTGACCGAGGACGGCGACACCCTCCTCGAAGCCCTCGAACTCCGCGACGACATCTACCGGCAGGCCGAGAAGGTGTCGTCGTACGCCCGGATGCGCTCCGACGAGGACACGCGCGACCAGGAATACCAGGCGCTCCGCGCTCGCGGCGCGAGCCTGATGGCCGACGTGTCGAGTGCGACCTCCTACTTCGACCCCGAACTGCAGGACTGCACGCGCGAGGAACTCCAGTCGATGGTCGAGTCCACCGAGGGCCTCGAGGAGTACGAGCACTACTTCGACGACGTCCTCCGGATGAAGCCCCACACGCGCTCCGCGGAGGTCGAGGAACTCCTGAGCGACCTGAGCGAGGTGTTCGGCGCGCCGAGTGACGCCTACAACATGCTCACGGACGCCGACCTCGAGTTCCCGACCGTCGAGAAGCCGGACGGCGACGCCGTCGAAATCTCGCAGGCGAACCTCACGAAACTCCTCAAACACCAGGACCGCGAGTTCCGCGAGACCGTCCACGAGGAGTTCTACGAGACCATCGGCGACGTCCGGAACACCATCGGGTCGACGATGAAGAGCCAGATGAAAAAGGACGTGAAACTCGCGGAGGCGCGGAACTACGACACCGCCCGCGAGGCCGCCCTCGACGGCTCGAACATCCCGACGGACGTCTACGACAACCTCGTGGACACGGTCGACGACAACCTCGACAAGCTCCACCGGCACGCCGACCTCAAGCGCGAGGCCCTCGGCGTGGACGAACTGAAGATGTGGGACCTCTACATGCCCATCGTCGACTCCGAGAGCCCGGAGGTCACCTACGACGAGGCCAAAGAACACGTCGTCGAGGCCGTCGCGCCGCTCGGCGAGGACTACCAGGACCGCGTCCGCGAAGGCCTCGAATCGAACTGGGTGGACGTCTACGAGAACCGCGGGAAGCGCTCGGGCGCGTACTCCGGGGGCACGTACGACACCCAGCCGTTCATCCTGATGAACTACCAGGACGACATCTCCTCGATGTTCACGCTGGCCCACGAACTCGGGCACAGCCTCCACAGCCAGTACACGAGCGACGAGCAGCCCTACGTCTACTCGCAGTACGAAATCTTCGTGGCCGAGGTGGCGTCGACGGTCAACGAGGCGCTGCTCGTCAACCACCTGCTGGACACCGTCGAAGACGAGCACTTCCGCCGCCACATCCTCAACGAGTACCTCGAGCGGTTCCGGTCGACGCTCTACCGGCAGACGCTGTTCGCGGACGTCGAACAGCGCCTCCACGAACTCACCGAGGAGGGCGAGGCGCTGACGCCCGACCGCATCGACGAGGTGTACGGCGAGCGCAAGCGCGCGTACTACGAGCCCGCCGACGTGGACGAGCACATCACCCGCGAGTGGATGCGCATCCCGCACTTCTACTACAACTTCTACGTGTTCCAGTACTCCACGGGCATCTCCGCGGCCGTCGCGCTCGTGCAGGACATCCTCGAAGAGGGTCAGCCGGCCGCCGACCGCTACCTGGAGTTCCTCGAGCGCGGCTCCAGCGAGTACCCGCTGGAGCTGCTCCGGCACGCCGGCGTGGACATGTCCACGAGCGAGCCCATCGAGCGCGCGCTCTCCGTCTACGACGACTACCTCGGCGAGGCCGAAGACCTCGTCTGAGGCGGCCAGCGCGTCTGAAACGCGCCAGTCGGTAGGCGTTCAGCCTACCCAAAGGAACTTCTACGCCCGGGCCCTAGGACGGGCAACGAATGTCGCGTAGTCCCTCACTGCCGGACCGGCCGACGCTCGATGTCGACCCCGAGTCGACGCCGGAGGAACACCTCGACGCGCTCCACGACCACTACGGGGAGATTCTCGAAGTCCACGAACAACTCCAGGACCAACTCGACGAAGTCGAGTCGCGTCGGGAGGAACTCCGCGAGGAGGTCAACCGCCTCCAGCGGGAGAACGAGACGCTGAAGACGGCGTCGCTCTACCTCGCGACGGTCGAAGACCTGCCCGAGGACGGCAACGCGGTCATCAAGCAACACGGCAACAACCAGGAAGTGCTGACCGAACTGTCGCCGCGCCTCGCCGAGAAACTGGAGGTCGGCGACCGCGTCGCCATCAACGACTCCTTCAGCGTCCAGCGCGTGCTCAGCGACGAGACGGACGCCCGCGCGCAGGCGATGGAGGTCGACGAGTCGCCGACCGTCGAGTACGACGACATCGGCGGCCTCGACGAGCAACTCCGTGAGGT
The nucleotide sequence above comes from Halobacterium litoreum. Encoded proteins:
- the pepF gene encoding oligoendopeptidase F — encoded protein: MSSVPERDDLDDDYKWDLESIYATDEDWEAAFDDLQSKLDDLEAYEGRLTEDGDTLLEALELRDDIYRQAEKVSSYARMRSDEDTRDQEYQALRARGASLMADVSSATSYFDPELQDCTREELQSMVESTEGLEEYEHYFDDVLRMKPHTRSAEVEELLSDLSEVFGAPSDAYNMLTDADLEFPTVEKPDGDAVEISQANLTKLLKHQDREFRETVHEEFYETIGDVRNTIGSTMKSQMKKDVKLAEARNYDTAREAALDGSNIPTDVYDNLVDTVDDNLDKLHRHADLKREALGVDELKMWDLYMPIVDSESPEVTYDEAKEHVVEAVAPLGEDYQDRVREGLESNWVDVYENRGKRSGAYSGGTYDTQPFILMNYQDDISSMFTLAHELGHSLHSQYTSDEQPYVYSQYEIFVAEVASTVNEALLVNHLLDTVEDEHFRRHILNEYLERFRSTLYRQTLFADVEQRLHELTEEGEALTPDRIDEVYGERKRAYYEPADVDEHITREWMRIPHFYYNFYVFQYSTGISAAVALVQDILEEGQPAADRYLEFLERGSSEYPLELLRHAGVDMSTSEPIERALSVYDDYLGEAEDLV